The Zalophus californianus isolate mZalCal1 chromosome X, mZalCal1.pri.v2, whole genome shotgun sequence genome window below encodes:
- the MSL3 gene encoding male-specific lethal 3 homolog isoform X1, with product MSASEGMKFKFHSGEKVLCFEPDPTKARVLYDAKIVDVIVGKDEKGRKIPEYLIHFNGWNRSWDRWAAEDHVLRDTDENRRLQRKLARKAVARLRSTGRKKKRCRLPGVDSVLKSLPVEEKDENDENSISSSSDDSSEEKDEEISEESDIEEKTEVKEEPELHTKREMEERTITIEIPEVLKKKLEDDCYYINRRKRLVKLPCQTNIITILESYVKHFAINAAFSANERPRHHHAMPHANMNVHYIPAEKNVDLCKEMVDGLRITFDYTLPLVLLYPYEQVQYKKVTSSKFFLPIKESATNTNRNQEELSPSPPLLNPSTPQSTESQPTTGEPATPKRRKAEPEALQSLRRSTRHSANCDRLSESSASPQPKRRQQDTSASMPKLFLHLEKKTPVHSRSSSPVPLTPSKEGSTVFAGFEGRRTNEINEVLSWKLVPDSYPPGDQLPPPSYIYGAQHLLRLFVKLPEILGKMSFSEKNLKALLKHFDLFLRFLAEYHDDFFPESAYVAACEAHYSTKNPRAIY from the exons ATGAGCGCGAGCGAGGGCATGAAATTTAAATTCCACTCAGGGGAGAAAGTGCTGTGCTTCGAGCCTGACCCCACCAAGGCGCGAGTGCTGTACGATGCCAAG ATTGTCGATGTTATTGTTGGGAAAGACGAAAAAGGCAGAAAGATCCCAGAATATCTGATCCATTTTAATGGTTGGAACAGAAG CTGGGATAGATGGGCAGCTGAAGATCATGTCCTTCGTGACACCGATGAAAATCGGAGATTACAGCGTAAATTGGCAAGAAAAGCTGTAGCTCGCCT gagaagcacaggaagaaagaagaagcgTTGCAGGTTGCCTGGTGTTGACTCTGTCTTAAAAAGCCTCCCTgttgaagaaaaagatgaaaatgatgaaAACT CAATAAGCAGTTCCTCTGATGACAGTAGTGAAGAAAAGGATGAAGAAATAAGTGAAGAAAGTGATATTGAAGAAAAGACGGAAGTG AAGGAAGAACCGGAGCTGCACACAAAAagggaaatggaagaaagaacaataaCTATAGAAATTCCTGAAGTTCTGAAAAAGAAGCTTGAGGATGATTGTTACTATATCAACAGGAGGAAACGG TTAGTGAAACTTCCATGCCAGACCAACATCATAACTATTTTGGAATCCTACGTGAAGCATTTTGCTATCAATGCAGCCTTTTCAGCCAATGAGAGGCCTCGTCACCATCATGCTATGCCACATGCCAATATGAATGTGCATTATATCCCAGCAGAAAAGAA TGTTGACCTTTGTAAGGAGATGGTGGATGGATTAAGAATAACCTTTGATTACACACTCCCACTGGTTTTACTCTATCCATATGAACAAGTTCAGTATAAAAAGGTGACTTCATCCaagttttttcttccaattaagGAAAGTGCCACAAACACTAACAG GAACCAAGAGGAGCTCTCTCCAAGCCCACCTTTGTTGAATCCATCCACACCGCAGTCCACGGAGAGTCAGCCCACCACAGGTGAACCAGCCACCCCCAAAAGGCGCAAAGCTGAACCAGAAGCCTTGCAGTCTCTGAGGCGGTCCACACGGCACTCTGCCAACTGTGACAGGCTGTCTGAGAGCAGCGCCTCGCCTCAGCCCAAGCGCCGGCAGCAGGACACGTCCGCCAGCATGCCAAAGCTGTTCCTGCATCTGGAAAAAA AGACACCTGTGCATAGCAGATCATCCTCACCAGTTCCTCTGACCCCTAGCAAGGAAGGGAGTACAGTGTTTGCTGGCTTTGAAGGCAGAAGAACTAATGAAATAAATGAG GTCCTCTCCTGGAAACTTGTACCCGACAGTTACCCCCCAGGTGACCAGCTGCCTCCACCCTCTTACATTTATGGGGCACAACACTTGCTACGATTGTTTG tgAAACTTCCAGAAATCCTTGGAAAGATGTCCTTTTCTGAGAAGAATCTGAAGGCTTTACTGAAGCACTTTGATCTCTTTCTTAG gTTTTTGGCAGAGTATCATGATGACTTCTTTCCAGAGTCGGCCTATGTTGCTGCCTGTGAGGCGCACTATAGCACCAAGAACCCCAGGGCGATTTATTAA
- the MSL3 gene encoding male-specific lethal 3 homolog isoform X3: MEERTITIEIPEVLKKKLEDDCYYINRRKRLVKLPCQTNIITILESYVKHFAINAAFSANERPRHHHAMPHANMNVHYIPAEKNVDLCKEMVDGLRITFDYTLPLVLLYPYEQVQYKKVTSSKFFLPIKESATNTNRNQEELSPSPPLLNPSTPQSTESQPTTGEPATPKRRKAEPEALQSLRRSTRHSANCDRLSESSASPQPKRRQQDTSASMPKLFLHLEKKTPVHSRSSSPVPLTPSKEGSTVFAGFEGRRTNEINEVLSWKLVPDSYPPGDQLPPPSYIYGAQHLLRLFVKLPEILGKMSFSEKNLKALLKHFDLFLRFLAEYHDDFFPESAYVAACEAHYSTKNPRAIY; the protein is encoded by the exons atggaagaaagaacaataaCTATAGAAATTCCTGAAGTTCTGAAAAAGAAGCTTGAGGATGATTGTTACTATATCAACAGGAGGAAACGG TTAGTGAAACTTCCATGCCAGACCAACATCATAACTATTTTGGAATCCTACGTGAAGCATTTTGCTATCAATGCAGCCTTTTCAGCCAATGAGAGGCCTCGTCACCATCATGCTATGCCACATGCCAATATGAATGTGCATTATATCCCAGCAGAAAAGAA TGTTGACCTTTGTAAGGAGATGGTGGATGGATTAAGAATAACCTTTGATTACACACTCCCACTGGTTTTACTCTATCCATATGAACAAGTTCAGTATAAAAAGGTGACTTCATCCaagttttttcttccaattaagGAAAGTGCCACAAACACTAACAG GAACCAAGAGGAGCTCTCTCCAAGCCCACCTTTGTTGAATCCATCCACACCGCAGTCCACGGAGAGTCAGCCCACCACAGGTGAACCAGCCACCCCCAAAAGGCGCAAAGCTGAACCAGAAGCCTTGCAGTCTCTGAGGCGGTCCACACGGCACTCTGCCAACTGTGACAGGCTGTCTGAGAGCAGCGCCTCGCCTCAGCCCAAGCGCCGGCAGCAGGACACGTCCGCCAGCATGCCAAAGCTGTTCCTGCATCTGGAAAAAA AGACACCTGTGCATAGCAGATCATCCTCACCAGTTCCTCTGACCCCTAGCAAGGAAGGGAGTACAGTGTTTGCTGGCTTTGAAGGCAGAAGAACTAATGAAATAAATGAG GTCCTCTCCTGGAAACTTGTACCCGACAGTTACCCCCCAGGTGACCAGCTGCCTCCACCCTCTTACATTTATGGGGCACAACACTTGCTACGATTGTTTG tgAAACTTCCAGAAATCCTTGGAAAGATGTCCTTTTCTGAGAAGAATCTGAAGGCTTTACTGAAGCACTTTGATCTCTTTCTTAG gTTTTTGGCAGAGTATCATGATGACTTCTTTCCAGAGTCGGCCTATGTTGCTGCCTGTGAGGCGCACTATAGCACCAAGAACCCCAGGGCGATTTATTAA
- the MSL3 gene encoding male-specific lethal 3 homolog isoform X2: protein MSASEGMKFKFHSGEKVLCFEPDPTKARVLYDAKIVDVIVGKDEKGRKIPEYLIHFNGWNRRRSTGRKKKRCRLPGVDSVLKSLPVEEKDENDENSISSSSDDSSEEKDEEISEESDIEEKTEVKEEPELHTKREMEERTITIEIPEVLKKKLEDDCYYINRRKRLVKLPCQTNIITILESYVKHFAINAAFSANERPRHHHAMPHANMNVHYIPAEKNVDLCKEMVDGLRITFDYTLPLVLLYPYEQVQYKKVTSSKFFLPIKESATNTNRNQEELSPSPPLLNPSTPQSTESQPTTGEPATPKRRKAEPEALQSLRRSTRHSANCDRLSESSASPQPKRRQQDTSASMPKLFLHLEKKTPVHSRSSSPVPLTPSKEGSTVFAGFEGRRTNEINEVLSWKLVPDSYPPGDQLPPPSYIYGAQHLLRLFVKLPEILGKMSFSEKNLKALLKHFDLFLRFLAEYHDDFFPESAYVAACEAHYSTKNPRAIY from the exons ATGAGCGCGAGCGAGGGCATGAAATTTAAATTCCACTCAGGGGAGAAAGTGCTGTGCTTCGAGCCTGACCCCACCAAGGCGCGAGTGCTGTACGATGCCAAG ATTGTCGATGTTATTGTTGGGAAAGACGAAAAAGGCAGAAAGATCCCAGAATATCTGATCCATTTTAATGGTTGGAACAGAAG gagaagcacaggaagaaagaagaagcgTTGCAGGTTGCCTGGTGTTGACTCTGTCTTAAAAAGCCTCCCTgttgaagaaaaagatgaaaatgatgaaAACT CAATAAGCAGTTCCTCTGATGACAGTAGTGAAGAAAAGGATGAAGAAATAAGTGAAGAAAGTGATATTGAAGAAAAGACGGAAGTG AAGGAAGAACCGGAGCTGCACACAAAAagggaaatggaagaaagaacaataaCTATAGAAATTCCTGAAGTTCTGAAAAAGAAGCTTGAGGATGATTGTTACTATATCAACAGGAGGAAACGG TTAGTGAAACTTCCATGCCAGACCAACATCATAACTATTTTGGAATCCTACGTGAAGCATTTTGCTATCAATGCAGCCTTTTCAGCCAATGAGAGGCCTCGTCACCATCATGCTATGCCACATGCCAATATGAATGTGCATTATATCCCAGCAGAAAAGAA TGTTGACCTTTGTAAGGAGATGGTGGATGGATTAAGAATAACCTTTGATTACACACTCCCACTGGTTTTACTCTATCCATATGAACAAGTTCAGTATAAAAAGGTGACTTCATCCaagttttttcttccaattaagGAAAGTGCCACAAACACTAACAG GAACCAAGAGGAGCTCTCTCCAAGCCCACCTTTGTTGAATCCATCCACACCGCAGTCCACGGAGAGTCAGCCCACCACAGGTGAACCAGCCACCCCCAAAAGGCGCAAAGCTGAACCAGAAGCCTTGCAGTCTCTGAGGCGGTCCACACGGCACTCTGCCAACTGTGACAGGCTGTCTGAGAGCAGCGCCTCGCCTCAGCCCAAGCGCCGGCAGCAGGACACGTCCGCCAGCATGCCAAAGCTGTTCCTGCATCTGGAAAAAA AGACACCTGTGCATAGCAGATCATCCTCACCAGTTCCTCTGACCCCTAGCAAGGAAGGGAGTACAGTGTTTGCTGGCTTTGAAGGCAGAAGAACTAATGAAATAAATGAG GTCCTCTCCTGGAAACTTGTACCCGACAGTTACCCCCCAGGTGACCAGCTGCCTCCACCCTCTTACATTTATGGGGCACAACACTTGCTACGATTGTTTG tgAAACTTCCAGAAATCCTTGGAAAGATGTCCTTTTCTGAGAAGAATCTGAAGGCTTTACTGAAGCACTTTGATCTCTTTCTTAG gTTTTTGGCAGAGTATCATGATGACTTCTTTCCAGAGTCGGCCTATGTTGCTGCCTGTGAGGCGCACTATAGCACCAAGAACCCCAGGGCGATTTATTAA